tcacgtcggaGTAATGGATCCACGGGTCGTTGAACTGCACGGTGTTCGCCATCTGCTCCACCTTTCGCCGGGCCTCCGCTCGGCTGCGCTCGATGTCGCGCCGACGGCTGGCCTCTTCTTCAGAGGCAGAGCGAGCCTTGTCGAGGCGAGCCATGGTGAGGCGAGCGTTCACGATCAGTTCGCGCATGCTGATCTGCGGCTTCGGTTGCACACTGGGCGCAGCAGCAGTGGCAGGCAGTGGTGTAGAGCCGACGATAGAGCAAGCCTTGGAAGCGACCTGACGAGAGACCTTCTTCACAGGCGCAGCAGCAGTGGCAGGCAGGCAGAGTGGAGCCTTGGAAGCCGGGCGCTTGCGGTGGTGGCAAGCGGACTCCTCGTCTTCAGCCATCTGGCGCCCACGGGCACGGATCGCGCACCGGACGTCCCCGGGGTCAGCACCAGCAGCGGCCGGCAAGGTGGTGGCAGTATCAGAGGCATCGAAGGAGCCGGGCATCGCCGGCGCATGGCTGCGTTCTCCGTGGTTGACACACCAGACACGGACGGGATCAACACGGGCCGCCTTGGCAGGAGCAGCGACATCAGATGCGGCCGTGGCGGCGTGGTGATGGGGACGCCCTCCATGGTCGACGCCGTAGCGGCGGAGTTcttgggcggctgcggcggcctccttggcgaggCCGTCTTCCTCGAGGCGGCGCTGGAAGTCGGCGTCCCAGCGGGCCAGGGACTCCCGGGACTCACCGGTGGCCTTGGCAAGGCTGTGCTTGGTCCAGTACTGGAGCACCCTCTCGAGGGCGCGCGAGGACACCCGCGTCTCTAGCGGGAGGGCTTGGGCGGCGGCCGGGCGATAGTCCCACGCCGGAGCGACGAGCACCTTGCCGTCGGAGCTACGGAGCTGGAGCACCTTCGCCGCCATCGATGGCGTGTCCTGGATTGGATCTGGGGATCGGGGAGGGAGGCGAGCGAATCGAGTTGGAGCCGCTGCCCCCACCGCAAGCGCTTTTATTCATCG
The window above is part of the Triticum aestivum cultivar Chinese Spring chromosome 2A, IWGSC CS RefSeq v2.1, whole genome shotgun sequence genome. Proteins encoded here:
- the LOC123187732 gene encoding uncharacterized protein, which encodes MAAKVLQLRSSDGKVLVAPAWDYRPAAAQALPLETRVSSRALERVLQYWTKHSLAKATGESRESLARWDADFQRRLEEDGLAKEAAAAAQELRRYGVDHGGRPHHHAATAASDVAAPAKAARVDPVRVWCVNHGERSHAPAMPGSFDASDTATTLPAAAGADPGDVRCAIRARGRQMAEDEESACHHRKRPASKAPLCLPATAAAPVKKVSRQVASKACSIVGSTPLPATAAAPSVQPKPQISMRELIVNARLTMARLDKARSASEEEASRRRDIERSRAEARRKVEQMANTVQFNDPWIHYSDVTKSPEELLQARQQAWRYQAHLLEMARRRDFAQAMQIHSTKEATNSLAASSAFCCSLRHRSNGFISDFTILRLSGDAT